The Candidatus Baltobacteraceae bacterium genomic interval CATTTTGGAGGCGCATGAATTGGCGCGCTCGTACATATTCGGTGAATTCCAATTCACCTTGATTAACCTGACTTTCGGCAGCGTCGATTCGCTTAAGCAATGACTCGTATCGTATCTTATCAATGATTCCGAGCCGTAAGAGATTACTCGCTTGCCGATCGTGATTTGGAATAAAGCGAATGCGCTTCGGGTCTTTTACCGCGTCGCACGCGTTAATGTATACAGGTTCATAATTAAGTTGGCGCGCCGTCCCCCATTCGACCATTTTCTGCAGATCTGCTAGAACCGTCGTGGCGTCGTCCTTCCGCCCAGCCGCCGCCAACAATCGGCACAGTCGAGCCACTAGCTCTACGCCGTACGACTCTTCAATATCTTGCAGCGTCAGCAGCTTATAGACATCGTATGCGACGTCGCCCGCGAGATCGTCGATCAGCAACGAAAATTTCGCCAATAAGATCTCACTAAACAGGCTGTTCACCGAGTCAACGGCGACGAAAGACCTGCCATCCGCAACGGCCTCCTGCGCTCCAGATCGCCTTAGTATCGCAGTGAATAGTGCGTACGCATTGTTGACCTTTTGCATGGTAGCGTCGTCGCCGCCCACGTCCGGATGGTACCTCTTCGCGGCTGCTCGATAGGCGGCGCGAAGCGAGTCCCAAGTCAATGACGTCGAAAGGGCCAGTAACGCATAACCTTCGGCGTCCCGTGAACGTGCTTCGGAAGCAACATCGCTGGAGCGATTGGAAGCCCGACCGGCCCCGAAAGCTGCGGCTTCTTTGTCGATCTCGCGCTGAATCTGGCGCTGTGCTTCGCCATCAGAATGGTAGGACAATAGTGCTTCAATGCGCTGCAAGAATTCGTCGCGGAAATTACGGCGATCCCGAGCCGTCTTGAGCTCCGCATTGTATGCCGCGGCCTCTAGATATCTGTAGTAAGCCGAGAGCGCATTCATGCCGTCAACCAGGTTGGGAGCGTGCCCAATAGCCAGGTCGTTCACAACGGCTTCGTTTTGAGCGACCGCATTCCCCGGCACGGGATTACGTTCGCCGAGCATGCGATGTAGCCACTTCACTTGGCTTTCTCCTGAACGCTAAGTAAGGTGCGTGGCAAGGTGTGACACCAAACCCTCGACTGCAGATGCATCATCTTCGAGCGGTCCGACTTGTCGTTCGATCTTGCTTCCCTCGGCAGTTTCTTCCACCAATATGGTATCATCTACAAACTGCGTTACTTGACTCAAGTGCGAAATGACGAAGATCATGCGACCAGATCGAGAGCGCTTCCGCAATTCTAGCATCGCCTGCTCCAACGTAGCGGCGTCGAGTGAAGCGAACCCCTCATCAAGGAAGAGTGCTTCGATCTTTGCGCCAGCGTTCGAGGCAATCTCCACGACGGCAAGAGACAGGGCCAGACTCGCAAGGAACTTTTCCCCACCGGAGAGCGTGTGCGGCGATCGCGCGTCGTTTGTCTCACCATCGAAGATTTCGAATTCCTCTGTGAATCCATAGCGACCGTCCGTCATCTCGCGGAAAATCATTGTCGCCTCTTCGAGCAACCTTCTCTGTCGTTGCTGGGTCGCGAAAGCGGGAAATTCTCTCGCGCCCAGAGCGTCACGCAAACTACTGAGACCCATCCTGACTGGCTCAAGCTTCGCAATTTTCACGTCGATCGCAGAGGCATGAGATGCTTTCGCGGTCGCGTCCTCAACCGCGTGCTCCGCGTCTCTCTTTTCCACCAGTGCCTGCGATGCCATTGCTCTTGGCTCGCCTCCCGCCTTCGATACTATGGCCTCTCGTTCTACTAAAAGCGCCTCGCGGCGCGCGCCCAGTTCCCTTATAGCGCCGGCCAGTCGTGATCTTTCGCCGTTCGCTGCTCGATCAACGGACCGAGCCCAATTCGGACGCGCGTCCTCCCTTGCGGGCATCGTCGGCACGTTAAGCAAATGGCTTACGGCGCGCAACTGTTCGTATAATGCGGTACGCGGCACCAGCACTTCGTTTGTGATGCGCTGCTGCAAAGCGCTGGTCTCGTCTACCGCCGCCGCGATTGCTTCGACTGCATCTACAATGCGGGCATCTACAGTCTCCGCAGCTCGCGTAAGCTCGTCGACATCCCTTAGGCGGCCCTCAACCGACTTAGTATCGAGTATTGGCCGCAATGGTTGGGGTATAGAAGAGCAAACACTCTTACATCGCTCCAGGCGCGTCGCTATCGAAGCTGTGACTTGTCCCAGCGACTCGGAGTAATGCCGGTGATCCGTCTCTGCAGACGCACTCTCGACACGCGCGTTTGATAGGGCGTCGTTGCACTCCGCTACGGACTCGCGCAATCCAACGAGACGTTGCTGTTCATCAGCGGCGCTCCGCTTGCAAGTCTCTAGGAAAGCTTGAGGATCGTCATCAGGCAACAAGAGCAACGCTTGCAAACGCGCCGTAATGTCCTGCACCTCCTTTTCCGTGTCGACCAAATCCCGATCTAGTTGATGCAGCGCATCGCTCTCGGACCTAAGACGCTCCGCGAATGTGTTTTTTTGTGCCGCGGCATCAGTGAGGGCATTTTGCGCGTTTCGCTCTGTTTCTTGTGCCTCACTCAGCTCCGAAATCGCTGGCGCGCTGAATCCATCGGGAAGTGCACGATGACAGACAGGGCAATCGTCCCCGGGGTGCAGGTGACTTGCCACGTAGGCTGCCTGCTGCGTAACTTGAGCCTGCTCTCGTGCTTTAGTCGCCTCATCGTAGCTCTGTTGAGCGGCGATAAGCACATCCTCGGCCTTCTCTACCTGGGCGCGCGCTTCTTCGATGCGTTGCTTCTTCAAATTAGACCGCGTTAGCAACGTGTCGCGGCGTCCGAAGGTATTGCGTTGATCGGTCAAGGCCAACTCAAGGCCGTTGGCTCGCGCCTCGTGCCCCCGCAGAGTGTCGCTCGCGCGGGCGCGCGCGGCCTCAGCTTCGACGTAATTAGCTTCAGCATCTGCCAACGCAGATTTCGTATTGGTGACGCGTCTGAAAGCATCGGCACGTTTTAGTTTTGCCTCGCTCTCTCGGGTACGCTCGTCTTCGACTTCTCGCAGCTCGGTTGCGACAATTTCGAGAGAACGCTTCACGCCTCTTAGCGTTGTAGAATCGCGCCCTGCGTCGCGCAATCGCTGCGCCTCCACTTCAGCCTCTTTTTTCGACGCCTCGGCCCCGGCGCGTGCCTGTTCCTGCTGCGCTGCTAGAGGTGACAACTTTTTCTCGACTGCATCGAGATATTCGAGCTTACCGAGCACATCCTGCGTTGGCGCAATCGAGTCGAGACGTTGCTGATGTTGCGCCACAGTTTGATCGCACGTGGCCGTCTGCAGGTCAATCGCTTCCGCGGCATCGACTGCCGCTTTCGCGCGCTGCAATGCTTCTTCCGCAAGCTCAACCGCTCGCTTTGCTTCGGTGACAGCAGCACTAGGATCATCGCCATATAAAGCTCGCTGTTGCCGTAATCCAGAAAGTGCCATATCAGCGCGCGCATCGTGCGTACGGGCCAGTTCACCCACTTTTGCGAGATCGTCCAACCTGAACAGCTCGCTTAGTATCCGGTTCCTTTCGCGCTGGTCTTTTGTCAAGAGCTCCGCATGCTTGTCTTGCGGCAGCAACACGGTATGCAAAAATGCTGTATCGTCCAAGTGTAGCGCGTTGCGAACCGCCTTCTCCACGTCTGCCTCGCCGCTGACATCGATCCCCCGTTCTTCGCAAGACAGCCGATGCTGCGAAGCACCACGAGCCTTGGTTATCCGCAAAATCTCATACTTGACCCCATCAACCGAGAACGTAAACGACACAGTCATGGTCGACGCGCCGCGCGTTATTAGCTCCTTGACATTGCGGCCGCTCCATGTGGAGCGATTAAACAGGGCGTAGGTAATTGCCTCAAGGATCGACGTCTTTCCGGCACCCGTATCTCCTACAATAGCGACGATCTGCAACGCATCGAAGTCTATGTCGCGCCTCGCGCGAAAGCTCCGCAGATTCTCAATCTGGAGGCGAATTGGCTTCACCTCACGACCTCGTCAATCTCGGGAAAGGCGTTCTCGCTATCCCCTCCTTGTTGAACCTGGCCGAGCAGATGGTCAAAATACCTTAATACGCGTTTAGGATCGCCGATGCTACTCGCACTGTCGAGATAGGTTGCGAACATTTCGGGTAGCGTTGGCTCCCGCTCTACGCGCTCGCCAATCGTTATCATCTCGCCCTGGGCGCGGCGATATTGCCCGACGACGGTACAAACAGTGGTGTCCTGTAGGATCTCGCGAACTTGAGTCTCAAGCTCCGAAATCGGAGCGTCAAGCTCAACGTAAACCTTTGCGACGGCACCCGCATATGCTTCGCGGTTCGTCCTGATCGTCGGGAGATCGCCACGAATCTCGATGAGCCGTCGACCGATATCCAGGTATCGCTCTTCAATTTTGAGCGCATAACCCGGTTTGCCGGAGATCAAATATGCTAGTTTGCGATCTTCGCGCTCGCCAAAGTCGATCGGAATAGGCGAACCAGCATACCGCCCGTTGTCGAGGCCAACGATGTATTGCGGCTTATGGATGTGCCCGAACGCCACGTAGTCGGCAACAGGAATCCGCTCTGGTCGCGTGACGAAGTCGCGTTCTACATACAAGCGGTACTCGCTGCCGGAAACCTCCGCCCCGTCCAGCAACAGATGCGCAGCAAAAATGCGGATATCGCGCGTTGGGTCATATCCGCCATTCAGCCATTCCCCAACATAATATTCGAGCGATCCGACTTCATCCGCATACGTAACAGTCGCGCGCTCGGCGCCAGACGCCAAATAGTCCCTAATATAGCTCGCGCTCTTGATAAATGGTACCGCTCCGATTTTAACGATCTCGCCATCCGCGGTCGGGATCTGCACGATGCTGCCTTCGCGCTTCCGGAGCGACGTCGGATCGACGAAGAATATCTTCAATCGATCCTTGAGAATCGTCCCCATCAGCTCGAAGAGCTTTGCGCCGTCGTGATTGCCGCACAGGACAACGACCCCGCCGGGTACGACAGATGCCAGCTCTTCTAGGACACTCCATCCGTATCGCAGTACCTCTAGGCTCGGATACGGTGAATCGAAAAGGTCGCCCGTGTTTAGAATGAAGTCAACCTTCTCTTCGATCGCGATTCTCTTCAGCTGCGAGAATACGTGATCGTGGTCCGGTGTTCGGTCCAATTTGTGATGATTGACGCCTATGTGCCAATCAGAGGTGTGCAGCGCTCGCATCAGGCCAGCACTTTATCAACGGGATCGACGCCATCTCGCGTGGCCGTTGCGCCGATGGCGTCTTCCGTCACGTTGGTCGCGTACGGCGGGAACGGAAATACGATCGGGATGGGCGCCGGCACGACGGGTTGGTCGAGAACCATCGTTCCCGGAAGAAAGCGTGTTGCGCGCGCTCGCAACTCGGGCGATAGGAATTTGTACTCGTCTGCGTGGCTTGCGTCAAGCCGTCCCACGACTTTAATTGCCGCATTATCGACGATGGCCGCCTCAACGCGAGAAGCGTTCTGTTGGCAACCAATAAGAATCACCCCCAGGCTGCGGCCGCGAGCGGCGATATCTACCAGGATCTCTTTGATCGGACTGCGGCCTTCGCGCGGGGCGTACTTATTCAGCTCGTCAAGAACTACGAACCGAAGCGGCTGGC includes:
- the sbcD gene encoding exonuclease subunit SbcD, encoding MRALHTSDWHIGVNHHKLDRTPDHDHVFSQLKRIAIEEKVDFILNTGDLFDSPYPSLEVLRYGWSVLEELASVVPGGVVVLCGNHDGAKLFELMGTILKDRLKIFFVDPTSLRKREGSIVQIPTADGEIVKIGAVPFIKSASYIRDYLASGAERATVTYADEVGSLEYYVGEWLNGGYDPTRDIRIFAAHLLLDGAEVSGSEYRLYVERDFVTRPERIPVADYVAFGHIHKPQYIVGLDNGRYAGSPIPIDFGEREDRKLAYLISGKPGYALKIEERYLDIGRRLIEIRGDLPTIRTNREAYAGAVAKVYVELDAPISELETQVREILQDTTVCTVVGQYRRAQGEMITIGERVEREPTLPEMFATYLDSASSIGDPKRVLRYFDHLLGQVQQGGDSENAFPEIDEVVR
- a CDS encoding SMC family ATPase; this translates as MKPIRLQIENLRSFRARRDIDFDALQIVAIVGDTGAGKTSILEAITYALFNRSTWSGRNVKELITRGASTMTVSFTFSVDGVKYEILRITKARGASQHRLSCEERGIDVSGEADVEKAVRNALHLDDTAFLHTVLLPQDKHAELLTKDQRERNRILSELFRLDDLAKVGELARTHDARADMALSGLRQQRALYGDDPSAAVTEAKRAVELAEEALQRAKAAVDAAEAIDLQTATCDQTVAQHQQRLDSIAPTQDVLGKLEYLDAVEKKLSPLAAQQEQARAGAEASKKEAEVEAQRLRDAGRDSTTLRGVKRSLEIVATELREVEDERTRESEAKLKRADAFRRVTNTKSALADAEANYVEAEAARARASDTLRGHEARANGLELALTDQRNTFGRRDTLLTRSNLKKQRIEEARAQVEKAEDVLIAAQQSYDEATKAREQAQVTQQAAYVASHLHPGDDCPVCHRALPDGFSAPAISELSEAQETERNAQNALTDAAAQKNTFAERLRSESDALHQLDRDLVDTEKEVQDITARLQALLLLPDDDPQAFLETCKRSAADEQQRLVGLRESVAECNDALSNARVESASAETDHRHYSESLGQVTASIATRLERCKSVCSSIPQPLRPILDTKSVEGRLRDVDELTRAAETVDARIVDAVEAIAAAVDETSALQQRITNEVLVPRTALYEQLRAVSHLLNVPTMPAREDARPNWARSVDRAANGERSRLAGAIRELGARREALLVEREAIVSKAGGEPRAMASQALVEKRDAEHAVEDATAKASHASAIDVKIAKLEPVRMGLSSLRDALGAREFPAFATQQRQRRLLEEATMIFREMTDGRYGFTEEFEIFDGETNDARSPHTLSGGEKFLASLALSLAVVEIASNAGAKIEALFLDEGFASLDAATLEQAMLELRKRSRSGRMIFVISHLSQVTQFVDDTILVEETAEGSKIERQVGPLEDDASAVEGLVSHLATHLT